One Haloterrigena salifodinae DNA window includes the following coding sequences:
- a CDS encoding FxLYD domain-containing protein: MTQQESTSRRRLLAAVGAGVSAAVAGCTGSGGLAGEPSYEDGNGVEINASNVSSRNTSEMSTAAALANQQPSQSVTPLDPLSLTDHEFIVEDGYLGSTVQGTVENTGSDRLQIVEVRTRIYNDAGNVIGQYLTTTGDLGGGETWEFLVVVLEAPSDVADYDIAVLGTPS, encoded by the coding sequence ATGACCCAGCAGGAGTCGACGAGCCGACGCCGCCTCCTCGCGGCGGTCGGTGCGGGCGTCTCGGCCGCGGTCGCCGGCTGTACCGGCAGCGGGGGCCTCGCCGGCGAACCCTCCTACGAGGACGGCAACGGCGTCGAAATAAACGCCAGCAACGTCTCGAGTCGAAACACCTCGGAGATGTCCACGGCGGCGGCGCTCGCCAATCAGCAGCCCTCGCAGTCGGTGACGCCGCTAGACCCGCTCTCGCTGACCGACCACGAGTTTATCGTCGAAGACGGCTATCTCGGGTCGACCGTGCAGGGAACCGTCGAGAACACGGGCAGCGATCGGCTCCAGATCGTCGAAGTGCGAACTCGGATCTACAACGACGCCGGCAACGTGATCGGTCAGTATCTGACCACGACAGGAGACCTCGGGGGCGGCGAAACCTGGGAATTTCTGGTGGTCGTCCTCGAGGCGCCGTCGGACGTCGCCGACTACGACATCGCGGTGTTGGGAACGCCGTCCTAG
- a CDS encoding cupin domain-containing protein, with protein MGYDTASKTDPESIIDDESGDMWFLKGELDSDHVGISVLELEPDGKGMEHDEADRGQEEIYYVVSGTAEVELTDRDETVTLEEDDAIRLDPEETRQIFNRSDERVKLVLVGAPL; from the coding sequence ATGGGCTACGACACTGCCAGTAAGACCGATCCGGAGTCGATTATCGACGACGAATCGGGCGACATGTGGTTCCTCAAGGGCGAACTCGACAGCGACCACGTCGGCATCTCCGTCCTCGAGCTCGAGCCCGACGGCAAGGGGATGGAACACGACGAGGCCGACCGCGGCCAGGAGGAGATCTACTACGTGGTCAGTGGCACCGCCGAGGTCGAGCTGACCGATCGCGACGAGACGGTCACGCTCGAGGAGGACGATGCGATCCGCCTCGACCCCGAGGAGACCCGCCAGATCTTCAACCGCAGCGACGAACGCGTGAAGCTGGTTCTCGTCGGCGCGCCGCTCTGA
- a CDS encoding PspA/IM30 family protein produces MGILSRTSYIIRSKLNSVLNRAEDPTETLDYSYEQMRDQLQDVKRGIADLTTQKKRLEMQKRRLEENVDKHNDQARTAVQQGQEDLARRALEKKKTKMNQIEDLERQITNLQSQQDKLIDQKNELQSRIEEFRTKKETMKARHEAAKASSTVSEAITATGEEFEDVGRAIDRAEEQTEDMEARAAAMDELHESGAFDDVLSDKDNIDRELEQLETDSGVEAELETLKSEMGDGSSETEAEPAGDVENEAVEEDIEDMEAEVDDSEVEAELAELQDEENA; encoded by the coding sequence ATGGGCATCCTCTCTCGGACCTCCTACATCATCCGGTCGAAGCTCAACTCGGTGCTCAACCGCGCCGAGGATCCGACGGAGACGCTCGACTACTCCTACGAGCAGATGCGCGACCAGCTCCAGGACGTCAAACGGGGCATCGCGGATCTGACCACGCAGAAAAAGCGCCTCGAGATGCAGAAACGGCGCCTGGAGGAGAACGTCGACAAACACAACGATCAGGCCCGAACCGCGGTCCAGCAGGGCCAGGAGGATCTGGCGCGGCGCGCACTCGAGAAGAAGAAGACGAAGATGAACCAGATCGAGGATCTCGAGCGCCAGATAACGAACTTACAGAGCCAGCAGGACAAGCTGATCGACCAGAAGAACGAGCTCCAGAGCCGCATCGAGGAGTTCCGCACCAAGAAGGAGACGATGAAGGCCCGCCACGAGGCCGCGAAGGCGAGTTCGACGGTGTCCGAAGCGATAACGGCCACCGGCGAGGAGTTCGAGGACGTCGGTCGAGCGATCGATCGCGCCGAGGAGCAGACCGAAGACATGGAAGCCCGAGCCGCCGCGATGGACGAACTCCACGAGTCCGGCGCGTTCGACGACGTCCTCTCGGACAAGGACAACATCGATCGCGAACTCGAGCAACTGGAGACCGACAGCGGCGTCGAGGCCGAACTCGAGACGTTGAAATCCGAGATGGGGGACGGAAGCAGCGAAACCGAGGCCGAACCGGCCGGCGACGTCGAGAACGAGGCCGTCGAGGAGGACATCGAGGACATGGAGGCGGAGGTCGACGACAGCGAAGTCGAGGCCGAACTCGCGGAGCTTCAGGACGAGGAGAACGCCTGA
- a CDS encoding winged helix-turn-helix domain-containing protein, whose product MTTDDAPEPTVREAFSILNHEIRLEILLALLEDWDAVYTEPKSYAELMDAVGMRDSGKFNYHLDKLRGVYVREVEDGYVPTASVTALYRTVLAHRPTERREFESSEIESACPRCEAALVLCYERGFATVDCPACEEWDGFTYPFPKNGLEEQDAGAIARTVARRARRDIGLARAGQCPFCAGATTVTLRLEALESDNDGGSDGNGDAGGAEIADCGRDPWVEITCDDCTFLAGVRPMTALLTDAQAAGALADAGFDLERYDWELPAPTVRVESREPTRIALEVDGDEGNGSVTAVVDDAFAVRSVTVGS is encoded by the coding sequence ATGACGACGGACGACGCACCGGAGCCCACCGTTCGGGAGGCATTCTCCATACTGAACCACGAGATCCGCCTCGAGATCCTGCTGGCGTTGCTCGAGGACTGGGACGCCGTCTACACGGAGCCGAAGTCCTACGCCGAGCTGATGGACGCGGTCGGGATGCGTGACAGCGGGAAGTTCAACTACCACCTCGACAAGCTTCGGGGCGTCTACGTCCGCGAAGTCGAGGACGGCTACGTGCCGACGGCGAGCGTGACCGCGCTTTACAGGACCGTGCTCGCTCACCGGCCGACCGAGCGCCGCGAGTTCGAGTCGAGCGAAATCGAGTCGGCGTGTCCCCGCTGTGAGGCGGCGCTGGTCCTGTGCTACGAGCGCGGATTCGCGACCGTCGACTGCCCGGCGTGCGAGGAGTGGGACGGGTTCACCTATCCGTTCCCGAAGAACGGCCTCGAGGAGCAGGACGCGGGCGCGATCGCCCGCACGGTCGCCCGTCGCGCCAGACGCGACATCGGACTGGCCCGCGCCGGTCAGTGTCCGTTCTGTGCGGGGGCGACGACCGTCACCCTCCGTCTCGAGGCCCTCGAGAGCGACAACGACGGCGGCAGCGACGGCAACGGCGACGCTGGTGGCGCCGAAATCGCAGACTGCGGGCGCGATCCCTGGGTCGAAATCACCTGCGATGACTGCACGTTCCTCGCGGGCGTACGGCCGATGACGGCGTTGCTGACCGACGCCCAGGCCGCGGGCGCGCTCGCCGATGCCGGCTTCGACCTCGAGCGCTACGACTGGGAGTTGCCGGCTCCGACGGTGCGAGTCGAGTCTCGAGAGCCGACGCGGATCGCGCTCGAGGTCGACGGCGACGAGGGGAACGGCTCGGTGACGGCCGTCGTCGACGACGCGTTCGCGGTCCGCTCGGTCACCGTCGGTTCGTAG